A single window of Granulicella mallensis MP5ACTX8 DNA harbors:
- a CDS encoding FAD-dependent oxidoreductase: MHLKSGEWLIREGDIPYFYVLLEGDLALIKDVLGQPREFHRYKVGAFFGEVPILMGAPAFVSVQAKAWCRIARFDRQQLQELIRDSAACSAIILQTMNARLASVQEWMKEIPSSRVFIVGSQYDTDCRDIRSFLSMNRIPYEWVDREREPDRVPICLPKDSSGPAVIVDRAFCVGQPPTVRKVAEALGIRTTPTRENYDVVVIGGGPAGLAAAVYGASEGLCVLLIERNAAGGQAGTSSRIENYLGFPNGISGDELSERALRQAGRFGAEMVLTREVQNIEPMTGGYCVEMDSGDRVMTKTVILATGVDWRRLDAEGVDELLGRGVLYGAARTESPTVIGKDVFIVGGGNSAGQAAMFFSNYANSVTILVRGAGLHLSMSQYLIDQLASKKNISIEPFTQVVSVGGGDHLETLCTSTKGSAPQTRKADALFVLIGADANTGWLPKNLQRDEKGYICTGRDVMDLPNWNGSRPPFLLETNLPGFFCAGDVRHDSIKRVSSGVGEGSMAIAFVHQYLALDQKAN, translated from the coding sequence ATGCACCTGAAGTCTGGAGAATGGCTCATTCGTGAAGGAGATATCCCTTATTTCTATGTTCTCCTCGAGGGTGATCTTGCTCTGATCAAGGACGTTCTGGGACAGCCGCGTGAATTTCATCGATATAAGGTCGGAGCCTTCTTCGGAGAGGTTCCAATTCTGATGGGCGCTCCCGCCTTTGTATCCGTCCAGGCAAAGGCCTGGTGTCGCATTGCGCGATTCGACCGCCAACAGTTGCAGGAGTTGATTCGCGATTCCGCCGCATGCAGCGCCATCATTCTCCAGACCATGAATGCGCGCCTGGCCAGTGTGCAAGAGTGGATGAAGGAGATACCTTCCTCGCGCGTGTTCATCGTGGGCTCGCAGTACGATACGGACTGTCGCGACATTCGTTCGTTCCTCTCGATGAACCGCATCCCTTATGAATGGGTAGACCGCGAACGCGAGCCGGACCGGGTGCCTATATGCCTGCCGAAGGATTCGAGCGGTCCAGCGGTCATTGTCGATAGAGCGTTCTGCGTCGGACAGCCTCCGACGGTACGCAAAGTCGCGGAGGCGTTGGGGATTCGCACCACGCCGACCCGGGAAAACTATGATGTCGTCGTCATCGGGGGCGGCCCTGCCGGTCTGGCTGCGGCGGTGTATGGCGCTTCAGAAGGCCTGTGCGTGTTGTTGATTGAGCGCAACGCCGCCGGCGGGCAGGCGGGGACCTCTTCGCGCATTGAGAACTATCTCGGTTTTCCGAACGGAATATCGGGTGACGAGTTGAGCGAGCGTGCGCTGCGGCAGGCAGGACGTTTTGGCGCAGAGATGGTGCTGACTCGCGAGGTACAGAACATCGAGCCGATGACGGGCGGCTATTGCGTGGAGATGGATAGCGGCGACCGTGTGATGACGAAGACCGTAATTCTGGCCACAGGCGTCGATTGGCGCAGGTTGGACGCCGAGGGCGTCGACGAACTGCTGGGACGCGGCGTGCTGTACGGCGCTGCCCGTACGGAGTCGCCAACGGTGATCGGCAAAGATGTTTTCATCGTTGGCGGCGGCAACTCCGCGGGGCAGGCTGCGATGTTCTTCTCCAACTATGCGAACTCGGTGACGATCCTGGTGCGTGGGGCAGGGCTTCATCTCAGCATGTCGCAATATCTGATCGACCAGCTCGCGAGCAAGAAGAACATCTCGATCGAACCATTTACGCAGGTCGTATCGGTGGGGGGTGGGGATCATCTCGAGACCCTCTGCACCAGCACGAAGGGTTCAGCGCCACAGACGCGGAAAGCGGATGCGCTCTTTGTCCTGATTGGAGCGGATGCCAACACCGGCTGGCTGCCGAAGAATCTGCAGCGTGACGAGAAGGGATACATCTGCACGGGACGCGATGTCATGGACCTGCCGAACTGGAATGGCTCGCGTCCTCCGTTCCTGCTGGAAACCAATCTGCCGGGGTTCTTTTGCGCCGGCGACGTTCGGCACGATTCCATCAAGCGCGTGTCGAGCGGCGTTGGGGAGGGAAGCATGGCGATTGCGTTTGTGCATCAATACCTGGCGCTGGATCAGAAGGCGAACTAA